Genomic segment of Arachnia propionica:
GACCCACATCGTGGGGTCCTCCGGGAAGTCCTGACGCAGCCGGTGAGCGATCTGCTGCGGGGAATGTTTGTTGTTCAACCGTGTCACCACCTCGTCCCACAACGGTGTCCCGAGTACCAGCTTCCTGTCCTTGGGACGCCGACGTGACCAGTCTGCCAGCCGCTGCGCCGGCTGGGCCCGGTACCGGCCAGGACAACGCTTCATCTCCCTGGAGACCGTGGAACGGTGGACACCGAGTTCTGCAGCTATCTGGGAGGGCGGAACCCGGTCACCGACCCGAACCTCGATCAGGATCCGCCCCGCCAGGGTCAACCGGCCCTGCCCGTCACGCCACTGCGCTGGCTCTCCCACTTCCAACACCGGGTTCTCCCGTAACCGCCGCCGACGCCGCCGCGGACTGTAACGATGCTCGTTCAACCCACCAACCCCTCCCACCCGGCCCCTCGACAACACCATCCCCGCCTCGACAGCCACCTTCCTCACAGTGGAAGGACTACCACCCAACTCCCGCGCGATCGAATGACACGACCGGCCCTGCCCCAACAACACCAACATCAACCCACGACGCTGCTCATCCAACCGCACAACACACCTCCAGAAACTGTTGTTGCGCACACCCTCTGAACCCGCCCATTGGACCGTTTGTCTTCCGCGTTTCGTGTACAGAGGGGAGGGAGGTTCGGGGGCAGCGGTCAAGGAGCGGCCCGTGCGGGAAATCCACGGGACCCCTGATCCCACGGCACGTTCACTGTTCCAGTGGCGGGAGCAGATAATTGACCATGGACCGCGACCGTGCTCTTTCCCTGCTGGACTCGTACACGAGAACCCGTCTCGATGCCCGCTCCCTTCACCCGTTGCTCCTGGAACTGGCCGAGGTGTTGGACCGGGCCCCCACACAGGTGATCGGCCCGAGGCTCAGGCTGCGCTGGCCCCTCGATCCGAAAAACCTGCTGCAGGTCAAGGTCTTACCGCTGGCCTCACCCGGGGAACCGATGTGCTGGGTGGCCCTCCACGAGGTGATGGACGGCCGCCGGGCACTTCATGCCGACCACATGAACCTGAGATACACGGGATACCCCGAGTTTCGCTGCCGGCCTCCCTATCTCTGGAATCTCGGTCTCGTCCCACGCGACCAGTGGATGCAGGACATGATCTCCCCCGTGGTTTCCTGGCCCGCCCTGGTGCAGGGGGTCGGTGAGATGGTCTCCGGTCTGCCCGCCGAACTGGCCGCGCTCCCGGTGGAGTGGTTCGACGGAACCATCAGGGTGCACGATCCGGAATACGAATGCCTCGACCTGGAGATCTCGCGACACGGAATCAGGGCGAAGGCGAAGAATTTCCAAGGCGAACGGGGGGACCTGACAGCGGCCATGGTCCTGTCACCGGCGGCGTCACTCCAATTGGAGAACGCCTTCCTGGAAACATACGCCTCCTGTTTCTCCCGGGGTTTCCCCCTGGGCCACACGGGACTCAAGGCCACTTGCGAGAACGCACGCCTCAGTTCCTTCCGGATCATGGGCGACACATCCGAGAACCCGAGGTCGCAGCCCGATTTCCGGAGCCGTTTCGACGACCTTCTCGAAGCGGCGGACTGGGTGGACGGCCCCCACCAGGACGACTGCTCCTTCGAGGACCTGACCGCCCCGTTCCCCGCTTGGGAACCGGACCCCACGCAGCGGTCCGGACCCCGTCTCTCATTGGGTGAGGCCCGCAACTGGTCCTCGCCCCTAGCCCGCACTGGACCGCCCGTCCCGAACCCCACGGAACTGTGGTGGAAGTGGTGGTGAACCGAACCGAAACCGAGCTCCTCGAAGCCGGTTGAGCCAGCACGAGCGTTCATTTCCCGAAACCTGTTGGACCAGCACGTGAGCGCCCTTCTCTTCTGAAGCTAGTTGAGCCAGCACGTGAGCGTCAGCGAACGGCTGAGTCGAAACCACCACCGGCCCCCGGTAGCCAGAACCCGACCCCAGCACCCCGGACACCCTCACCATGGTTTCGACACGGACCACTCCTTCGTCGCGGCCCGGCTCAACCAACTTCCCCTCCCCTGAAGCTGGTTGAGCCAGCACGTCAGCGAAGCGAACGGCTGAGTCGAAACCACCACCGGCACCCGGTAGCCAGAACCCGACCCCAGCACCCCAGACACCCTCACCATGGTTTCGACACGGACCACTCCTTCGTCGCGGCCCGGCTCAACCAGCTTCAGGGAGGGTAAATCGGGGAACAGCAGCATTTCCTGCCTCCCCCTGTGCACGAGGAGTGATCCCGCCCTCACCCGACCCTGCCCACGGTGTTAGTCTCTTCACGTTCAACCAGGACGTGGCGCAGGGGCCGCGGCTCAGCGACCTCGGCGATTCGGCTTGGTGACGAACACCTTCCGGTCAGGCGAAGTTCGGTGAGAATCCGAGACTGTCCCGCAACGGTGCGTTGGGCGCGAGGCCCACGAGTCCGGTCGCCCTGCCCGGTGAGGCATTGACCACTCACGAGGATGAGCAGGGGTGTTTACGAACTCGTCCTGCCCAGCGAAAACCAGGAGCGACCCATGGACGTGTTCCCCACATCCCTATCCCGCCGCAATCTGTTCCGTGCCGGACTGGCCGCGGCAGCTGTCTCCATCACCGCCGGATGTGCCTTCCAGAAACCGGAGGAGGCCGCTTCCAGCGCAGCCAGCCCCGACGCCCAGGCGGTCCTCAAGCTCGCCACCGGATTCGCCATCCAGAACCTCGTCCCACTCAAAACCGGTTTCTGGGGCAACGAGTTCGGCTACGCCGAGCTGCTGTTGCGTCCCCAACCCGACGGCAACCCCACCGATTGGCTGCTGAAGGACGCCGTCAACGAGAGCGACCGGACCTGGCGGCTCAGCCTCAAGGAGGGCATCACCTTCCAAAACGGCAACCCGCTGGGCGCTGAGCAGTTGGCGGCCCTCATGACCTGGCACCTGGCCAACAACAAGACCGTCACGGAGCAACTCCCCGGAGCCACCGTCGTCGTTGACCAGGACAAGTCCCTGCTGCTGACCACCCAGGCTCCCACACCCGGGCTGCGCAACATCCTGGCCGACGAGGCCTGCTTCACCATCTTCGATCTGCCGAGCTACGAGGGCACCGGCGACGATCCACAAAAACTCATCGACGCCAAGATCTACACCGGTCCCTACGTTCCGGTTTCCCTGAGTGACGAGAAACTGGTGATGACCGCCAATCCCACCTACTGGAACGGGACCCCGGGGCTGGGTGGGGTCGAGGTTCTCTTCGTCTCCGACGCAGGGGCCCGGATCAAGGCCGTCCAGAACGGGGAGGTGGACATCGCGCTCTACCCGCCCACCCAGCAGGCCAAGAGCCTGGAGGGCGACACCCGGGCGAAGTTCAGTCTGGGTGAACCCGGCGGCCCCAGCTTCTGCCTCACCATGAATGTCGCCAAGCCTGTGCTCGCCGAGGCCAAGGTGCGGCGCGCCCTGCTGCGTCTCATCGACTACAAGGCCCTCGCCACCGATGTGATGCAGGGCTTCTACGAACCCGTCAGTTCCTTCTACGACCCGAAACTCCCCTATGCCATCGACATCTGGAAGACCGATGTGGCAGAGGCGGAACAGTTGCTCGGTGAGGCGGGCGCTACCAAATCCGACAGTGGCTGGCTGCTGAGCAGCGGGGAACCGATCGCCTTCGAACTGCTGACCTATCCGCAGCAACCCGATTCCGACACCCTCGCCCTGGCCCTGCAGGCCCAGTTCAAGGAACACGGCATCCGGGTCACCATCCGGCAGGTCTCCGACACCACCGCCGAGATGGAGGGCAGCAACTGGGACATCGGCGTCGTCAGCAACGGGACCGTCTCCTTCGGCGGCAATCCCATCCCGCCCCTGCAGCGTTACTACCGCACCGGCGGGAACCGCAACTACTCCCACATCAGTGACCCGGAGTTGGATGCCCTCATCGATGAACTCGCCGTCACCCTCGACGAGACGGCGGCCAAGGACCTGCTGGTCAAGATCCAGCAACTCATCGGCGATCAGGGCTACAACGGTTTCTGTGGTCGCCGCCGCCCGGCAGTGGTCGTCGGACAGCGGGTGCCGAACTACACCCCGCAGCACGCCCTCATCTGGGTGGACGCCTCCACCCGCGTCGGCGCCTGAACCACGATGTACGCCCTGCGGCGTCTCGGGCAGGGGCTGCTCTCCCTGCTCGTGGTGAGCATCGCCATTTGGTCCCTGATGGCCTTCACCCCGGGGGATCCCGCCCTGCGGATCCTCCAGGCCCGGGGCATCCTGGAACCCACAGCGGAGCAGGTGGAGTTGCTGCGCGCCGAACTCGGCCTGGACCGTCCCCTGATCCTGCGCTACCTGGATTGGATGACCGGTCTGGTGCGTGGCGATCTGGGACCGTCCTGGGCGACGGGTCGTCCCATCTCCGACGAATTCCTCAGCAGACTGCCCGCCACCGTGTTGCTGACCGTGGTGGCGCTGCTGCTGGCCCTGGCCCTCACCATGGTGCTGGGGATCCCGGCGGCGCTGTGGGCGTCGCGTTGGCCTGACACCCTGTCGCGTGGATTCGCGCTGGTGGCGCTGTCCCTGCCTTCCTTCCTCATCGGGGTGGTGTTGGTGGAGGTGATCACGCTGCGTCTCGGGCTGGGACGGGTCCTGGCCGACGGCACCATCGCGACGGTGTTCCTCCCCGCCCTCACCCTGGCCCTGGGACCTGCCGCCACGTGGTCACGGCTGTTGCGCACCGGACTGTTGGAAACCCGTAACGCGCCCTTCCTCAGCGTGGCCCGGGGTCGGGGAGCTTCCAGGAACTATCTGCTCACCCGGCATCTGCTGCCCCATGCCGCCCCACCCATGTTGACCGTGATCGGGCTCAGCGCCGCGGCCCTGCTGGGTGGCGCCCCCGTGGTGGAGACGGTGTTCACCTGGCCGGGTGTGGGGTTGTACGTGGTCAAGGCCATCGACACCCGCGACCTCCCCGTCATCGCCGCGACGGCCCTGTTCGCCGTGGTGGTCTACCTGGTCACCAGTCTGGTCACCGATCTGCTGCTGGTCCGGATCGATCCCTCCCGGAAGGCGACGACATGACCACTTGGCGCGCCCTGTGGCGGCACAGGGAGGGGCGGCTGGGGATCGTCCTGGCCGTGGTGCTGGCCCTGCTGGTGCTCGCCGGACCGCTGTTCGCGATGGATCCCGACCAGGTCGACTACCGGGCGCAGCTCCAGGCACCCAGTCCCGGTCATCTCCTCGGCACGGATCAGGCCGGTCGTGATCTGCTGGCCCGTTCCCTCGTCGGCGGCACCACATCTTTGGGGGCTGCCGTGACGGTTTTCCTCATCACGTCAGCCGTCGGGATGCTCGCGGGGGTCGGGGCCGCGTTGAGCGGAGGAGTGGTCGACGCGGTCATCAGCCGGTTGATCGACATCATGCTCGGTCTGCCCTCCCAGGTGCTGGCGTTGGCCATCGTCGGTCTGCTCGGCCCGAGTTTCCCCAATCTGATCCTGGCGATGTCGATCACCGGCTGGGCGGGGTTGGCCCGGCTGGCCCGCACCTGCGCCCTCGGGTGCCGGCAGGAACCCTATGTCCAGGCGGCGCGCATGGCAGGGGTGTCGTCGTGGCGGATCCTGACCGGACACATCATCCCGATGGTCTGGAACCAGGTGATGGTGTTGGCCACCCTGGACATCGGATCGACCATCCTGGCGTTGAGTGGTCTTTCCTTCCTCGGGTTGGGAGCGCAACCTCCGACGGCGGAGTGGGGCAACATGCTCTCCGAGGTCCGCAGCACCTCGGCCGCGGCGCCCTGGCAACTGATCGGGCCGGGGCTCGGGTTGTTCCTGAGCATGGCCGCTGCTGCTCTCATCGCCGACGGGCTACGGGATGTCACGGAGGTGGGCAATGCCGTCGCGTGAACCGCTCATCACCGTGGAGGCGTTGAGCGTAACCTATCCCAACGGGGTGAAGGCCCTCGATGAGGTGAGCGTGGAGATCCCCACCGGGGCTCGCGTAGCGCTGGTTGGTTCCTCCGGGTCCGGGAAGTCCACCCTGGTCAAGGCACTGTTGGGGCTGCTGCCCATCGGCAGTGAGGTGACAGGACGGGTCGAGGTGACCGGAATCGACATGGTGCACGGCGATCCGGAACGGATCCGGGCCGCCCGGGGACTGGTCGTCGGATACATCGCACAGGATCCCTACGCGGCCTGCGACCCGTTGCGCAGCATCCGGCACCACATCGAGGCGGCCTGGCGGATGCACCGGCTCAGGCCCCCGGAGCAGGCAGCCCCCAGCCAGCTCGGCTCGGTGGGCATCGAGGATGCACAACGCCGAGCGCAGGAACGACCCCACGCATTTTCGGGTGGGATGTTGCAGCGGGCATCAATCGCGGCGGGCACCGTGCATCATCCCCGGCTCGTCCTGGCGGATGAGCCGACCAGCGCCCTGGATGCGGAACTCGCCGACGGTGTGCTTGGGCTGATCGACGAACGTTCCACGGGGCTGCTGCTCATCACCCACGACCTCTCCCTGATCGGGGAGCACTGTGACCGGACCCTGGTGATGCACCAGGGGCGGATCGTCGAGGACGGGGCCACCTTGGAGTTGCTGACCCATCCCCAGGCCTCGGCGACTCGACGTCTGGTCGAGGCCTGTCCCCGTCTCAATACGGCACCCGGTGATCCCCGGCCGGCCGGGCGGCCCGTGATCCGGGCGCAGGGGCTCACCCACGGTTACGGAACCCCCTTGTTCCAGGACCTGGATCTGACGGTGCGGGCCGGTCAGGTGTTGGGAATCCAGGGGCCGAGCGGCTGCGGTAAATCCACGCTGCTCCGGTTGCTCGCCGGATTGGAGAAACCCCAGGCGGGCAGGGTCGAGTTCCTACCGGACACCGGCGCGGTGCACCGACGACCCGCGGGTTTCGTGATGCCGGTGTTCCAGAACCCGGTTGGCAGTCTGTCGCCGCGTTGGCCGATCTGGCGTTGCCTGGCCGAGCCGTTGCGGGCGCGCGGGGAACGCCGGAGCAGAGCCGAATGGGTGGAGCTGGCGCAGGAGAAACTGTCCGAGATCGGACTCGGCGCGGTGGATCCCCGCCGCAGGTCCCGTGAGCTCTCGGTGGGGCAGGCGCAACGTGTGGCGATCGCCCGCGCGATGGTCGCCCGGCCCGCCGTCATCGTCGCCGACGAACCAAGTGCCAGTCTTGACGTGCTGAGCGCCCAGGTCAGCTGCTCCATGCTCACCGCGGCAGCTGACGAAGGGGCTGCGGTGGTCGTCGTCAGTCATGACACCGCCCGGTTGCAGACGATGGTCGACCGGTTGCTGGTGTTCCGGGACGGGGTGGTGCGACAACAACGCTGAAGGGAGTCGCGCCCGGCCCGAGTCGAAACCACCCTTTGAAGCTGGTCGAGTCAGCACGTGAGCGTTCTTTCCCCAAGCCGGTCGAGTCAGCACGTGAGCGCCCTTTTCCCAAGCCGGTTGAGCCAGCACGTGAGCGCCAGCGAACGGCTGAGTCGAAACCACCGGCAGCCGAAAAGCAGACCCCGCCCCGGCTCCCCGGACACACCCAAATTGGCCTCGACCCGATCTACTCGCTGCTGTTCGCAGGTCGGACTCGAATGGTCTGCGAAGGAATCGGAAGGTTCCTATTCGTATGCCGGCGTGCCCTGCGGTGTGAAGAATCGCGCTATGACCACGTCGCCGCCCAGGACGATCTCCACGACGGTCCCGGAGGGATGCTCCCATGCGACGTATCGGGGGTCCTCCACCTCCACGCGGAAGGGTGTGCCCCAGGCCCGGGTGCCTGCCTCCTCGTAACGCAGGAAGCAGTTCCGGAGCGGTTCGTCGGCGGAATCCGCCTTGGCCAGGGTGCAGGAAAGCACCGTCACCACCCCGGAAGAATCCGGGAGCGCCACCACGGTGGAAGGACCGGTGGGACCGCCTGCGAACCGCCATGGAAACCCGTCCCTACTCCAGCCCAGGGAGGCCGCGGCGGCGCGACCCGAGAAGGTTTCCAGGTCGATGGGCCAGTCGAGGGCGGCCACTTGGTCCACCCAGGAGAGAAAACCGTTCAGGGACAGGGCGGTCATCGCTTTACTCCTCGGACAGCGTGGGAATGACAGGTCCGGTTCCGCCCCATTTGATGAGCAGTTCTCGGTTCGGGCTGAATCGTGCGTACCGGATGCCACCGTCGTTGTCGACCGTCACCAGTTCGTAGACGACACGGACGGCGCCTGCCGCCAGGTTCCTGAAGAACTCGCGGTGGCTTCCAGTTTCCTTCAAGCGGCGCAGTTCCTGGACCAGGCGGGGATCCTGGCCGTCTCCGGTCAGGAGATCCGTGAGGTATTCCAGGCTCCCCCGCTCGGCGATGGTGCCGTCGGAGATCCTCCGGCATCCCCAGATTTCGTAACCGTCGATCTCGGTTTCGCAGACGATCAGGCGATCGCACTCGTCGACTGCGACGTGATTGAGTTTGCCGGAAACCGCGGACGCGTCCCAGCCGTTCCCGATGATGACCGTGTATCCCAGGTCCCTGCTCCGGTGGTATGCCGCCCTGGCCAGGATGTTGGCGGTGGAGTTCCGGTAGGTGACAGTAGATGCGGCGGACCGCGAGAGCATCTGATACGCCTCGTAGGCCCGCTCCAGCCTCGTGGGATCACCGCCGTGCACTACCAGGGCAAGCTCGCGTGCTATCTGGCTGTCGGTCTTGTCCATGGGTCACGCCTCCTGCCGCAAGTGTAGGCCGGGAGGGTCCGGTGAGCTCTTGGAGCCCCCGGTCACTGCCCCTTCCCCGCCCATCCCCACGATCAGCCGGCGGGCGTTGCGTTGAGGTTGCCGGTTTCCGGCGGGGGCGCAGGGCGGGTTGCTGAATCAGGTGTGTTCTCGTTGGAGGCCGAGGGTCGGGAGGTCGAGCTCATCGGTCCCGACACTACGCTCCTCCTCAGGGATCTCATCACGATAATCAGGATAACTCCACGCCTTATAGACGAGCCGCTTCGGAGAATCAACACCACCAATGTCCCGAAGCCGAATGACACACGCCCGAACAACGTTTCGGATAATGACGCTGGGTGTGGGCCAGGGAAGCTCCTGCTTCCACGTGAAACCATCCTCATCAGGGGCAAACCCCAACTCCCGGAACTCCGCCTGCTGCGCATCAGTGAAAACGACCCGCTGGTTCCCGGCATTCAACATGGACAACTCAGCAGTCATGGTGGTGTTGTGACCAAACGCATAGATCCCACCAAACTGCACAAACGGCGTCCCCGCCTTCCCGGCTTGATCCGGCACACCAACAATCAAAATCGTGTGCGACGGAAACGCCATAACAGTCGAAAACAACCTCTTCTCAAATTCATCCCACATCATATGCCCAAAACTCCTTCACACATAGACCACACCAAAAAACGAAACAGCCTCCCCCACAAGACCCACTAGCGGTTCCTCTCAAGGCCTGCCCGCCCTTACTTTTTCTAGAGGAACTGCCTCCGCCCCTCCGGGGTGAAGAACTGAAACAAGACACTCCAACACCCGCTTGTCACCTGAGTGAACATGTCCCCAGGGAACCTCCACGTCACACCAGGCCCATCCCCAGCCTCCAGCAGGAAAGGCTCCCCCCACGCCTTCCTCCCGGCAGCCACACAGGACACAAAATGATCATTCAACTCAGCAGCACCTTCATCATCCTCGGTCTCATTCGACGCCATGGGCAAAAACAGATTGCGCACATTCCCATCCCTGTCACTACTGATATTCGTCACTGCATAATCATTGTCAGGGAGCACGTTGAACCACGTCGGTCGCGAGGTAGGCGTCCAGCCCAGTTGTTCAGCGTAGGGGGGGGAAGTCGTTGAGTTGGATGGGCCACGGAAACTGCACGAGCATGTTGGTCCAGGTGATGAATTCTTGCGGGGGGAATATGATCATTATGTTTCTTTCTTGATGAATTCGGCGATGAGTTGTCCGTCCTTGAGTTTGAGGATGACCTTACCACCGAGATCAAACTGCCCCACCCTGACGGTGCCGTCGGTTCGAGCATTGACCATCTCGTAGACGACCTCGACGCCTTCGGTTTTCAGTTTCTGGAAGAAACCGGCGTGTTCTGGCGAGTGCTCCAAAGCAGTCAGAGTTTCGAGGAGTCTCGGATCCTGGTTCTTGCCGCTCAACAGGTCCATCACGTACTCCGCGGTTCCCTGCTGCGCCCGGGGACCCGCAGCGGTCTCCCGGCTGCCGAGTCCAGGGCTGTCACCGCCCTTGTTCTCCCCAACCACCAGCCGCGAATCGCCCTCGGTGCTGAACCGGTCCCCCTTCCCCGCACCGGTGGGTTTCGCCCCATCAGGGGTATCGGCGGGTTCACCCAGCAAATGTTTGCGACCCATACCGTTTGCTCCCGGGGCGTGGTCGAGAGTGAGATGATGCCCCGCACGATCCCCCGCCCACTCCGAGACCTTTCGCAAATCAGACGCAGAATCCGCAGCGGCCTCGAGACTATTCCTGATCTGCTCTGCCTTCGCTTGTGATTCGGGATCCAATTTGTGGCTAGTGTTTTTGACTTCTTCTGCAAGTTTCCTATAGGACTTGTCAGTGGTGTCGAGTTGCAGTTTCTTACCGTCTCGCGTTTTAAGGGTTTCAATGTCATTGATCGCCTGAGTGGCCGCACGACGATCCGTGCGTGCTTTGGTGCGGGCCTCATCCCAGATACGCGTATCAGCCTTAGTGCGTTCAGCCAGCGCGGGATTGTTCCAGTCATGATCACCCAACAGGATCTTCCGGGCGTAGTACTTGATGCCCTTGGGCCTGTGAGCATACGGATCCTCCGCAAACTGCCCATTATCGGAATGCCGCAGCCTGTCGTCTTGGCTCCTGAAAGTCCCTTCCGGATCAGAAGCGTAGTGTTTCCGACCATCACCACGATCAACCTCCACCGGATCGCCGTGGTCATCGTAGAGAGGATTCCCCTTCTCGTCGTAGCGAGGAAGATCATCTATCGGATCATTTCCCGAACTCGATGTCCCATGATCCGACCCATCACCACCAGAACCAGAACCCTCATCCGGATGACGATGATCATCCACACCATCAACCCCGTCGCCACGCCTGTCACCGGGATGCTCACTCCGGGCGGGGTTTTCATACGGGTCGGGATGCTTGTTCCGTCCCGGGTGCTCGTCCGGGCTGGAATGCTGGGACAACGCCCAGCACGAGAGCTTCTGGTCCACCTTGAAGACCGAGTTCTACGACCGCCACGAGTTCGCCACCCACGCGCAAGCGATCCAGGACATCAGCACCTGGATCGAAACCGTCTACAACCGCCGCCGGCGCCACAGCACCCTCGGTCAGATTCCCCCAGTGACCTACGAACACCAAGGCCATCACCACGGCCAACCAGGCCGCTTAACAGATGCCCACCAAACAGGGTCAACCCCATCAAAACACTCCCCGTGGAGCAGCAACGCGAAGCAGCCCAGCGAGGAAACCGACGGTGAGGCGCTGAACCGGGCGCGGGCTGCCCGGTTTCCACGCGGCAATAGGATGGGATCGTGTACGACGTCTCGGTGGTGCTGTTCGAGGACTTCGAACTGCTTGACGTGTTCGGACCGGTCGAGCTCCTTGCCCGGCTGCCCGAGGAGTACCGGATCGTCTACGTGGCGCCCGAATCCGGCCCGGTTCGCAGCAGCCAGGGAGCGGAGATCGTGGTCCCTGCATCCTTGAAGAATGCAGCGCCCGCCGACATCGTGCTGGTACCGGGAGGTCCGGGCACGCGTCGCCTGGTCCGCAACCAGCAATTCCTCCAGATGCTCACCCAATTGGCGGCCCCGGCGGCGATCATCGTCTCGGTGTGCACGGGTTCGGCGGTTCTGGCGGCCGCTGGTTTGTTGAACGGTTACCGGGCGACCTCCAACAAAAGAGCTTTCGACTGGGCGTCAGGACATGGGGACGGGGTCACGTGGGTGCGCAGGGCGCGGTGGGTTCACGACCGGAACCGCTGGACCTCCTCCGGGGTGGCGGCCGGCATGGACATGACGGCAGCGTTGATCGGTCACCTCACCGGTCCGGAAGCCGCGACGACAGCCGCCCGTGAGATCGAATTGGAGATTCACCCCGACCCCACGCGGGATCCCTTCGCAGACCCCCGGTGACAACTCTCAGGGCATCATGCCTGCCGTTACGATGCTTCGTACGCGCGACACAGAGGATCGACGACGATGTCCAACACGAGCAGGAGACGTCGTCGTATGGGCCGTCGACAGTCGAAGGAGACCCGATGAATCAACCGAAGCCAAGGCAGATCAGCTGGCTGGACAGCACCGAGCATCGCGACTGGCTCACAAAGCACCGGGAAGCGCTGCTGGACTTCTTCCAACCCGAGGTGGTGCTGCCCGGAGCGGGCTACGCCTACCTCGATTCGCGAGGCCACGCCCTGCCCCGGCTGGGATCGCAACTGTGGTTGGGAGCGCGAATGCTGCACTGCTTCTCCATAGCGGCCATGCAGGGGCGTCCCGGAGCCGAGGACGTGGCCCGGCACGGCATCGGCTTCTACCTGAACGGCGCCGGGCGCGACACAGAGCACGGGGGGTGGTTCCCGACCGTCGGAGGCGATTCCCCCAGCTTCCGCAAGGAACTCTACGGGCAGGCCCACATCCTGCTCGGCGCCAGTTCCGCGACCATCGCCGGGATTCCCGGGGGCGAGGACCTGCTTGCGGCGGCCCTGGAGGTCATCGAGAGGTTCTGGGTGGAGGCCGACGGCGCGGGCATTGATGCCTTCGACCGCGAATTCCACCGGGCCGAGCCCTACCGTGGCCAGAACGCCAACATGCACCTGGCGGAGGCCTACCTGGCGGCCCACGAGGCGACCGGCGACGAACGGCTCCTGGAACGGGCCGCAAGGATCGCGCGCCGCATCGCGGGCCGGGCCGCCGACGCCACGGAAGGGGCCTGGCGGCTCCCGGAACACTTCGACGCCGCCTGGCGGGAACTCCCCGACCACAACCGCGACGAACCCCGGCATCCGTTCCGGCCCTACGGTTCCCAGCCCGGGCACTGGCTCGAGTGGTCGAAACTGCTGCTCCAGATCCGCGGCCTCGGGGTTCGGGAGAACTGGCTGCTGGATGCCTCCCGGCACCTCTTCGATGGCGCATTCCAGGACGCGTGGGCAAGCAACGGCGGTTTCTGCTACACCGTCGATTGGGACGGGAAACCGGTGGTTCCGGAGCGGTTCTTCTGGGAGATCGCGGAGGGCATCGGAGCGGCCGCGGGGCTGTTCCGCGCCACCGGTGAGCAGCGTTACGAGGACGCCTACCGCACCCTCTGGGCCTACGCAGACGAGCACGTCATCGACCATGTGGACGGTTCTTGGTGGCAGGAACTCGACGTGGAGAACCACCCCGTCACCCACACGTGGGAGGGCAAACCGGACCTCTACCACGCCTACCAGGCCACTTTCTACGCCCTGCTGCCCGAGAACCGGGGAATAGCCGCCTGGGTACGCGACCAGCACCGAGGCGGCACCAAAGCGGGCTGAGTTGGACTGCGAGGTGCCGGTGGATGGTTTCGACACGGGCTGCTCGTTCCTCACAGCCCGGCTCAACCAGCTTCGAGAAGAACAAAGCCGGCTGAGTCGAAACCACCCCGCAACCTGTATCCAGAACCCGCCCCTCAACTCCCGGACACACGCAATAGGTTTCGACACAGCCAGCTCGCCAAGCGAGCAGCCCGGCTCAACCGGCTTGGCTCAAAGAAACCCGCGGAAAACGAAACGGGTAGGCATCCCGGACAAGGATGCCTACCCGTCGCTTTGGATTCAGTCCTCGGACTTGTGCTCCACCGGCTCGGTGACGAGCTCCAGAACCGCCAGGG
This window contains:
- a CDS encoding ABC transporter ATP-binding protein, which encodes MPSREPLITVEALSVTYPNGVKALDEVSVEIPTGARVALVGSSGSGKSTLVKALLGLLPIGSEVTGRVEVTGIDMVHGDPERIRAARGLVVGYIAQDPYAACDPLRSIRHHIEAAWRMHRLRPPEQAAPSQLGSVGIEDAQRRAQERPHAFSGGMLQRASIAAGTVHHPRLVLADEPTSALDAELADGVLGLIDERSTGLLLITHDLSLIGEHCDRTLVMHQGRIVEDGATLELLTHPQASATRRLVEACPRLNTAPGDPRPAGRPVIRAQGLTHGYGTPLFQDLDLTVRAGQVLGIQGPSGCGKSTLLRLLAGLEKPQAGRVEFLPDTGAVHRRPAGFVMPVFQNPVGSLSPRWPIWRCLAEPLRARGERRSRAEWVELAQEKLSEIGLGAVDPRRRSRELSVGQAQRVAIARAMVARPAVIVADEPSASLDVLSAQVSCSMLTAAADEGAAVVVVSHDTARLQTMVDRLLVFRDGVVRQQR
- a CDS encoding ABC transporter substrate-binding protein, coding for MSRGVYELVLPSENQERPMDVFPTSLSRRNLFRAGLAAAAVSITAGCAFQKPEEAASSAASPDAQAVLKLATGFAIQNLVPLKTGFWGNEFGYAELLLRPQPDGNPTDWLLKDAVNESDRTWRLSLKEGITFQNGNPLGAEQLAALMTWHLANNKTVTEQLPGATVVVDQDKSLLLTTQAPTPGLRNILADEACFTIFDLPSYEGTGDDPQKLIDAKIYTGPYVPVSLSDEKLVMTANPTYWNGTPGLGGVEVLFVSDAGARIKAVQNGEVDIALYPPTQQAKSLEGDTRAKFSLGEPGGPSFCLTMNVAKPVLAEAKVRRALLRLIDYKALATDVMQGFYEPVSSFYDPKLPYAIDIWKTDVAEAEQLLGEAGATKSDSGWLLSSGEPIAFELLTYPQQPDSDTLALALQAQFKEHGIRVTIRQVSDTTAEMEGSNWDIGVVSNGTVSFGGNPIPPLQRYYRTGGNRNYSHISDPELDALIDELAVTLDETAAKDLLVKIQQLIGDQGYNGFCGRRRPAVVVGQRVPNYTPQHALIWVDASTRVGA
- a CDS encoding DUF6301 family protein; amino-acid sequence: MTALSLNGFLSWVDQVAALDWPIDLETFSGRAAAASLGWSRDGFPWRFAGGPTGPSTVVALPDSSGVVTVLSCTLAKADSADEPLRNCFLRYEEAGTRAWGTPFRVEVEDPRYVAWEHPSGTVVEIVLGGDVVIARFFTPQGTPAYE
- a CDS encoding TY-Chap domain-containing protein; the encoded protein is MMWDEFEKRLFSTVMAFPSHTILIVGVPDQAGKAGTPFVQFGGIYAFGHNTTMTAELSMLNAGNQRVVFTDAQQAEFRELGFAPDEDGFTWKQELPWPTPSVIIRNVVRACVIRLRDIGGVDSPKRLVYKAWSYPDYRDEIPEEERSVGTDELDLPTLGLQREHT
- a CDS encoding ABC transporter permease; this encodes MTTWRALWRHREGRLGIVLAVVLALLVLAGPLFAMDPDQVDYRAQLQAPSPGHLLGTDQAGRDLLARSLVGGTTSLGAAVTVFLITSAVGMLAGVGAALSGGVVDAVISRLIDIMLGLPSQVLALAIVGLLGPSFPNLILAMSITGWAGLARLARTCALGCRQEPYVQAARMAGVSSWRILTGHIIPMVWNQVMVLATLDIGSTILALSGLSFLGLGAQPPTAEWGNMLSEVRSTSAAAPWQLIGPGLGLFLSMAAAALIADGLRDVTEVGNAVA
- a CDS encoding ABC transporter permease, whose protein sequence is MYALRRLGQGLLSLLVVSIAIWSLMAFTPGDPALRILQARGILEPTAEQVELLRAELGLDRPLILRYLDWMTGLVRGDLGPSWATGRPISDEFLSRLPATVLLTVVALLLALALTMVLGIPAALWASRWPDTLSRGFALVALSLPSFLIGVVLVEVITLRLGLGRVLADGTIATVFLPALTLALGPAATWSRLLRTGLLETRNAPFLSVARGRGASRNYLLTRHLLPHAAPPMLTVIGLSAAALLGGAPVVETVFTWPGVGLYVVKAIDTRDLPVIAATALFAVVVYLVTSLVTDLLLVRIDPSRKATT